The following are encoded together in the Citrobacter arsenatis genome:
- a CDS encoding YdgA family protein, with the protein MKKSLVAAGVVVALGIVWTGGAWYTGKKLETHLAEMVTQANDQLKRYSPEAGIELSYQNYQRGVFNSQLQLVVKPIVGQPDSWLKPGQSIVLNETVDHGPFPLAQLKSLNLVPAMASVKTTLVNNDVTKPLFDIAKGETPFVINSRIGYSGDTRSDLSLKPLNYEKGDEKVAFSGGEFQFTADKDGNAVSLTGEAQSGLVNAVNEYDQKVQVTFNNLKTEGSSSIASFGERIGDQKLSLEKLSISVEGKELAVLEGMGIDGKSDLINDGKTVNSQLDYTLNSLKLQGQDMGSGKLTLKVGQIDGEALHQFSQQYSAQTKALMAQIDVVQNPELYQQKVTEAFFNALPILMKGEPVITIAPLSWKNAKGETAFNLSLLLKDPTANTEEPQTLAQEVDRSVKSLDAKLTIPVDMATEFMTQIAKLEGYQQEEAAGLAKQQVNGLAAMGQMFRITTLQDNVIGSSLQYANGQVTLNGQKMPLDEFVGMFGMPSLTEPDVPAIPQQ; encoded by the coding sequence ATGAAAAAATCGCTGGTAGCTGCGGGTGTGGTGGTTGCACTGGGTATCGTCTGGACGGGCGGCGCCTGGTACACAGGAAAAAAACTCGAAACGCATCTCGCCGAGATGGTAACTCAGGCAAACGATCAGTTAAAACGCTACTCCCCTGAGGCGGGCATTGAACTGAGTTATCAGAACTACCAGCGCGGCGTGTTCAATAGCCAACTGCAGTTGGTGGTCAAACCCATCGTCGGGCAGCCAGATTCCTGGCTGAAACCAGGACAAAGCATCGTCCTGAATGAAACCGTGGATCACGGTCCTTTCCCGCTGGCGCAACTGAAATCACTGAATCTTGTCCCTGCTATGGCCTCAGTGAAAACAACGCTGGTGAATAACGACGTTACCAAACCACTGTTTGATATTGCCAAAGGCGAGACGCCATTTGTCATTAACTCCCGTATTGGCTACAGCGGGGATACCCGTTCCGATCTCTCCCTCAAACCGTTGAACTATGAGAAAGGCGACGAAAAAGTGGCCTTCAGCGGCGGGGAATTCCAGTTCACAGCAGACAAAGATGGTAATGCAGTGTCGTTGACTGGTGAGGCGCAAAGTGGCCTGGTTAATGCGGTTAATGAGTACGATCAGAAAGTACAAGTTACTTTCAATAATCTAAAAACTGAAGGTTCCAGCAGCATCGCCAGCTTTGGTGAGCGCATCGGCGATCAGAAATTATCACTCGAAAAGCTGTCGATTTCAGTCGAGGGTAAAGAGTTGGCGGTTCTGGAAGGCATGGGTATTGATGGCAAATCCGATCTGATCAACGATGGCAAAACCGTTAACAGCCAACTGGATTACACCCTCAACAGCCTTAAACTGCAGGGCCAGGATATGGGGAGCGGTAAGCTGACGCTGAAAGTGGGCCAGATTGATGGTGAAGCGCTGCACCAGTTCAGCCAGCAGTATAGCGCCCAAACCAAAGCGCTGATGGCGCAGATTGATGTAGTGCAAAATCCTGAGCTTTATCAGCAGAAAGTCACTGAAGCCTTCTTTAATGCGCTGCCAATCCTGATGAAAGGCGAACCGGTTATCACCATTGCCCCGCTGAGCTGGAAGAACGCAAAAGGGGAAACCGCATTTAATCTGTCACTGCTGCTAAAAGATCCGACCGCAAACACCGAGGAACCACAAACCCTGGCCCAGGAAGTGGATCGTTCTGTCAAATCGCTGGATGCTAAACTGACCATCCCTGTCGATATGGCGACTGAGTTCATGACGCAGATTGCCAAACTGGAAGGGTATCAGCAGGAAGAAGCGGCGGGTTTGGCAAAGCAACAGGTTAATGGCCTCGCGGCGATGGGTCAGATGTTCCGTATTACTACGCTGCAGGACAACGTTATCGGCTCCAGCCTGCAATACGCAAACGGCCAGGTGACGCTGAACGGACAAAAAATGCCGCTTGATGAGTTTGTTGGCATGTTCGGCATGCCTTCGCTCACAGAGCCGGACGTTCCTGCCATTCCGCAACAGTAA
- the malX gene encoding maltose/glucose-specific PTS transporter subunit IIBC: MTARTTPKITLWEFFQQLGKTFMLPVALLSFCGIMLGIGSSLSSHDVLTLIPALGNPVLQAIFTWMSKVGSFAFSFLPVMFCIAIPLGLARENKGVAAFAGFVGYAVMNLAVNFWLTAKGILPTTDAAILKANNVQNILGIQSIDTGILGAVIAGIIVWMLHERFHNIRLPDALAFFGGTRFVPIISSVVMGLVGLVIPLIWPVFAMGITGLGHIINSAGEFGPMLFGTGERLLLPFGLHHILVALIRFTEAGGTQEVCGHSVSGALTIFQAQLSCPTTQGFSESATRFLSQGKMPAFLGGLPGAALAMYHCARPENRHKIKGLLISGLIACVIGGTTEPLEFLFLFVAPVLYVIHALLTGLGFTVMAVLGVTIGNTDGNLIDFVVFGILHGLSTKWYLVPVVAAIWFAVYYVIFRFAITRFNLKTPGREVEIASNIEKVMAGAPGKSGYNVPAILEALGGADNIVSLDNCITRLRLSVKDMSLVNVQALKDNRAIGVVQLNQHNLQVVIGPQVQSVKDEISVLMNTVQA, translated from the coding sequence ATGACGGCGAGAACCACACCAAAAATAACGTTATGGGAATTTTTCCAGCAGTTGGGCAAAACCTTTATGCTGCCCGTTGCGCTGCTCTCTTTTTGCGGGATCATGTTGGGGATCGGCAGTTCGTTGAGCAGCCATGATGTCTTAACGCTGATCCCAGCGTTGGGGAATCCGGTGCTTCAGGCCATCTTTACCTGGATGAGTAAAGTTGGCTCATTTGCGTTTAGCTTCCTGCCGGTGATGTTTTGTATTGCCATTCCTCTGGGACTGGCGCGCGAGAACAAAGGCGTGGCGGCGTTTGCCGGTTTTGTTGGTTATGCGGTCATGAACCTTGCCGTCAACTTCTGGTTGACTGCCAAAGGTATCTTACCCACCACGGATGCGGCGATCCTCAAAGCCAACAACGTGCAAAATATTCTGGGGATCCAGTCGATCGACACAGGGATCCTCGGCGCGGTTATTGCCGGGATCATCGTCTGGATGCTGCATGAACGCTTCCACAACATTCGTCTGCCGGATGCGCTGGCCTTCTTCGGCGGTACGCGATTTGTGCCAATTATCTCCTCAGTGGTGATGGGACTTGTCGGGCTGGTCATTCCTCTGATCTGGCCAGTTTTCGCCATGGGCATTACCGGACTCGGCCACATCATCAACAGCGCGGGTGAATTTGGTCCTATGCTGTTCGGTACCGGTGAACGTCTGCTGCTGCCTTTTGGTCTTCACCATATTCTGGTGGCACTCATTCGCTTCACCGAAGCCGGCGGCACACAGGAAGTCTGCGGCCATAGCGTGAGCGGTGCACTGACTATTTTCCAGGCTCAGCTGAGCTGCCCAACCACGCAAGGCTTTTCTGAAAGCGCAACCCGCTTCTTGTCCCAGGGTAAAATGCCGGCATTCCTCGGTGGTTTACCGGGTGCGGCATTAGCCATGTACCACTGTGCACGCCCTGAAAATCGTCATAAAATTAAAGGGTTATTAATCTCTGGTCTGATTGCCTGTGTCATCGGCGGTACCACCGAACCCCTCGAGTTCTTATTCCTGTTCGTCGCCCCGGTTCTGTATGTTATCCACGCCCTGCTGACCGGTCTTGGCTTCACCGTGATGGCGGTTCTTGGCGTCACTATCGGTAACACGGACGGTAACCTGATTGACTTCGTGGTGTTCGGCATCCTGCACGGACTGTCCACCAAGTGGTATTTGGTCCCTGTAGTAGCGGCTATTTGGTTCGCGGTGTACTACGTGATCTTCCGCTTCGCCATCACACGTTTTAATCTCAAGACGCCGGGTCGTGAAGTAGAAATTGCCAGCAATATCGAAAAAGTCATGGCTGGAGCGCCGGGTAAATCCGGTTACAACGTCCCCGCCATTCTGGAGGCACTGGGTGGTGCCGATAACATAGTCAGTCTGGATAACTGCATCACTCGTCTGCGCTTGTCAGTAAAAGATATGTCGCTTGTTAACGTTCAGGCTCTGAAGGACAATCGTGCCATTGGCGTAGTACAACTCAATCAGCATAACCTCCAGGTAGTTATTGGTCCGCAGGTCCAGTCAGTGAAAGACGAGATCTCGGTTCTGATGAATACCGTACAGGCGTAA
- the add gene encoding adenosine deaminase has translation MIDTSLPLTDVHRHLDGNIRAQTILDLGRQFNLPLPAQTLETLIPHVQVTSTEPDLVSFLSKLDWGVKVLGSLDACRRVAFENIEDAARNGLHYVELRFSPGYMAMAHQLPVAGVVEAVIAGVREGCKTFGVEARLIGIMSRTFGEAACLQELDALLAHRDHITALDLAGDELGFPGSLFLSHFNQARDAGWRITVHAGEAAGPESIWQAIKELGAERIGHGVKAVEDRALMDYLAEHRIGIESCLTSNIQTSTVASLATHPLKTFLEHGVLASLNTDDPAVQGVDIIHEYTIAAPAAGLTREQIRQAQINGLEMAFLSHEEKRALREKVGAA, from the coding sequence ATGATTGATACTTCTCTCCCCCTTACCGACGTCCATCGCCACCTTGATGGTAACATCCGTGCCCAAACGATCCTGGATCTGGGTCGTCAGTTCAATTTACCCCTTCCGGCACAAACGCTGGAAACGCTGATCCCTCATGTGCAAGTGACCTCCACTGAGCCGGATTTAGTGAGCTTTTTATCCAAGCTCGACTGGGGCGTGAAGGTACTGGGCTCGCTGGATGCCTGCCGCCGCGTGGCGTTTGAGAATATTGAGGATGCCGCACGTAACGGTCTGCACTATGTAGAATTACGTTTTTCACCAGGCTATATGGCGATGGCGCACCAGCTCCCCGTCGCGGGCGTGGTTGAGGCCGTTATTGCCGGCGTACGCGAGGGTTGCAAGACATTTGGCGTCGAAGCACGCCTAATTGGCATTATGAGCCGTACCTTCGGCGAAGCTGCCTGCCTGCAGGAACTGGATGCGCTGTTAGCCCACCGAGACCATATTACGGCTCTGGATCTGGCTGGTGACGAACTGGGGTTCCCTGGCAGTCTGTTCCTGTCGCACTTCAACCAGGCACGCGACGCTGGCTGGCGTATTACCGTGCATGCGGGCGAAGCCGCGGGGCCAGAAAGCATCTGGCAGGCCATTAAAGAGCTGGGCGCCGAGCGAATTGGTCACGGCGTTAAAGCCGTTGAAGATCGTGCGTTGATGGATTATCTCGCCGAGCACCGTATCGGCATCGAATCCTGCCTGACATCGAACATTCAGACCAGCACCGTTGCCTCACTGGCAACCCATCCGCTGAAAACCTTCCTTGAGCACGGGGTATTAGCCAGTTTGAATACGGACGATCCGGCTGTTCAGGGTGTGGATATTATTCATGAGTACACCATTGCCGCACCCGCAGCAGGACTAACGCGCGAACAGATCCGCCAGGCGCAAATCAACGGTCTGGAAATGGCATTTCTGAGTCACGAAGAAAAACGTGCCTTACGCGAGAAAGTCGGCGCAGCGTAA
- a CDS encoding oxidoreductase, with translation MSDNIRVGLIGYGYASKTFHAPLIVGTPGLELAAVSSSDEAKVKADWPTVAVVAEPKHLFNDPNIDLIVIPTPNDTHFPLAKAALEAGKHVVVDKPFTVTLSQARELDALARSLGRVLSVFHNRRWDSDFLTLKALLADGVLGEVAYFESHFDRFRPQVRDRWREQGGPGSGIWYDLAPHLLDQAINLFGLPVSLTVDLAQLRPGAQATDYFHAILTYPQRRVILHGTMLAAAESARYIVHGSRGSYVKYGLDPQEERLKNGERLPQEDWGYDMRDGVLTRIEGEEQVEETWLTVPGNYPAYYAGIRDALNGNGENPVPARQAIQIMELIELGLESAKHRSTLCLA, from the coding sequence ATGAGTGACAACATCCGCGTTGGGCTAATTGGCTATGGTTATGCCAGCAAAACCTTCCATGCCCCCCTGATTGTGGGCACACCGGGCCTGGAACTGGCTGCGGTTTCCAGTAGTGATGAAGCAAAAGTGAAGGCAGACTGGCCTACGGTGGCGGTTGTTGCTGAACCAAAGCATCTTTTTAACGATCCAAATATCGACCTGATAGTGATCCCCACGCCCAATGACACGCACTTCCCGTTAGCGAAGGCTGCGCTGGAAGCGGGCAAACATGTGGTTGTTGATAAGCCTTTTACCGTGACACTGTCACAAGCTCGTGAACTGGATGCGCTGGCGCGCAGTCTCGGGCGCGTGCTGTCTGTGTTCCATAATCGTCGCTGGGATAGCGATTTTCTGACGCTGAAAGCCTTGCTGGCGGATGGCGTATTGGGAGAAGTGGCGTATTTTGAATCCCATTTCGATCGTTTTCGCCCGCAGGTTCGTGACCGTTGGCGTGAACAGGGCGGCCCGGGAAGCGGCATCTGGTACGATTTAGCACCGCATCTTTTGGATCAGGCGATTAACCTGTTTGGTTTGCCCGTCAGTCTGACGGTAGACCTTGCCCAGTTGCGCCCCGGTGCGCAGGCGACGGATTACTTTCATGCCATCCTGACGTATCCGCAGCGTCGAGTGATTCTGCACGGTACCATGCTCGCTGCAGCAGAATCGGCCCGTTATATTGTGCACGGATCGCGTGGCAGCTATGTGAAGTATGGTCTTGACCCGCAGGAAGAGCGTTTGAAAAATGGCGAGCGGTTGCCTCAGGAAGACTGGGGCTATGACATGCGCGATGGCGTATTGACGCGAATAGAAGGTGAAGAGCAGGTTGAAGAGACCTGGCTTACCGTACCGGGTAACTATCCGGCGTACTATGCAGGCATTCGTGACGCGCTAAACGGTAACGGTGAGAACCCGGTTCCGGCAAGACAAGCTATCCAAATCATGGAGCTGATTGAGCTGGGTCTTGAATCAGCGAAGCATCGTTCGACGCTGTGCCTTGCCTGA
- a CDS encoding sensor domain-containing diguanylate cyclase, producing the protein MNTTQTNIRKKNLTFFLLLSLTASICLWFIPFNNQRYSLSFYPVIATFAGVLHIQIGCFMSMNYMSYRHKKYLLPLACAFYCSGLFLFLALYIYFYKNGLPGVIYNDIAVLYFMRNMLITGLFFATYYLYRFKHKKGKCSKTIIYATYVWSVVHLVMATLYSIRVTPIAFQLVDTDTFEWLRPWRGSFIYILIILWTSIMLLGANLTRLKTQFWVSMSLVALSNLLSVIIMLKYTHIDSAGWYLARGLECLSAMVVMIVLMSDIFKRYKSSRQAYELSYENSVRDPMTRLYNRGYFYNALSNEVKTSSPHKPLSIVFCDIDFFKSVNDTWGHLQGDRVIIRLAKIMQRLSRRSDIVARIGGEEFAVLLPETNADAAFNIAERIRKHVEQQTQATTDGDFPRIITISLGIVTSVENSAAAERLADCADRALYKAKNQGRNCVVAYSDENI; encoded by the coding sequence ATGAATACAACACAAACAAACATTCGAAAAAAGAATTTAACTTTTTTTTTACTCTTATCACTAACAGCATCTATTTGTTTGTGGTTTATCCCTTTCAATAACCAGCGCTACAGTCTCTCTTTTTATCCCGTTATTGCCACCTTCGCTGGCGTATTGCATATCCAGATAGGTTGCTTTATGTCGATGAATTACATGAGTTATCGACACAAAAAATACCTTTTACCCCTGGCCTGCGCATTCTATTGCTCGGGTCTTTTTTTATTTCTCGCCCTCTATATTTATTTTTATAAAAACGGTCTCCCCGGTGTTATCTACAACGACATTGCTGTTTTATATTTTATGAGAAATATGTTAATTACGGGGTTGTTTTTTGCTACATATTATCTGTACAGATTCAAGCATAAAAAAGGAAAATGCAGCAAAACAATAATTTATGCAACTTACGTGTGGAGCGTAGTACACCTGGTAATGGCTACCCTCTATTCCATTCGCGTTACGCCAATCGCCTTTCAGTTAGTTGATACAGATACATTCGAATGGTTGCGCCCCTGGCGTGGAAGTTTTATTTATATCCTGATCATATTGTGGACCAGCATTATGTTGCTAGGGGCAAATTTAACTCGCCTAAAAACACAGTTTTGGGTCAGCATGTCTCTGGTTGCTCTCAGCAACCTGTTAAGTGTCATCATTATGCTGAAGTACACTCACATAGATTCCGCCGGATGGTATCTGGCCAGAGGACTGGAATGTCTCAGCGCGATGGTCGTGATGATCGTGCTCATGTCGGATATCTTCAAACGCTATAAATCTTCACGACAAGCCTATGAATTATCCTATGAAAACTCAGTTCGCGACCCGATGACCCGACTTTATAACCGCGGATATTTTTATAACGCATTAAGCAACGAAGTTAAAACTTCATCTCCCCACAAGCCGTTAAGTATTGTGTTTTGCGACATTGATTTTTTTAAATCAGTTAATGACACATGGGGACATTTGCAAGGCGATCGGGTGATTATCAGGCTGGCGAAAATTATGCAGCGGTTAAGTCGACGCAGCGACATCGTTGCGCGTATTGGTGGAGAAGAGTTTGCCGTCTTGCTACCTGAAACGAATGCCGATGCAGCGTTTAACATTGCCGAGCGGATCAGAAAACATGTTGAACAACAAACCCAGGCAACAACCGACGGTGACTTTCCACGCATCATCACCATTAGCCTGGGGATAGTAACCTCCGTGGAAAACAGTGCGGCTGCGGAAAGACTCGCCGATTGCGCCGACCGCGCCCTGTATAAGGCAAAAAACCAGGGACGCAATTGCGTTGTGGCCTATTCTGACGAAAATATTTAA
- the manA gene encoding mannose-6-phosphate isomerase, with protein sequence MQKLINSVQNYAWGSKTALTELYGIANPTQQPMAELWMGAHPKSSSQVMGADGQTIALRDVIERDKTALLGDAVAKRFGELPFLFKVLCAAQPLSIQVHPNKHNSEIGFAKENAAGIPMDAAERNYKDPNHKPELVFALTPFLAMNAFREFSDIVALLQPVSAAHPAIAHFLQEPGAERLSYLFASLLNMQDEEKSHALAVLKSALNSQQGEPWQTIRLVADFYPNDSGLFSPLLLNVVKLNPGEAMFLFAETPHAYLQGVALEVMANSDNVLRAGLTPKYIDIPELVANVKFVAKPANQLLTTPVKTDGELDFPIPVDDFAFSLHELTVGDAEISQQSAAILFCIEGEAVLSKGEQRLVLLPGESAFISANESPVNVSGKGRLARVYNKL encoded by the coding sequence ATGCAAAAACTCATCAACTCAGTGCAAAATTACGCCTGGGGAAGTAAAACTGCGTTAACGGAACTTTATGGGATTGCCAACCCCACTCAGCAACCGATGGCTGAGCTGTGGATGGGTGCGCATCCGAAAAGCAGTTCGCAGGTTATGGGCGCTGACGGCCAGACGATCGCTCTACGCGATGTCATCGAACGCGATAAAACCGCACTGCTAGGCGATGCCGTTGCGAAACGCTTTGGTGAACTGCCTTTCCTGTTTAAAGTTCTCTGCGCCGCGCAACCTCTTTCGATTCAGGTTCATCCTAATAAGCACAACTCTGAAATTGGATTTGCCAAAGAAAACGCAGCCGGGATCCCGATGGATGCCGCCGAGCGTAACTACAAAGATCCTAACCACAAACCGGAACTGGTTTTTGCTTTAACGCCTTTCCTGGCGATGAATGCATTTCGCGAATTCTCTGACATTGTTGCCTTGTTACAGCCCGTCTCCGCCGCGCATCCGGCTATTGCGCATTTCCTGCAGGAACCAGGCGCAGAACGTCTGAGCTATCTTTTCGCCAGTTTGCTGAATATGCAAGATGAGGAGAAATCCCATGCGCTGGCGGTCCTGAAATCGGCGTTGAACAGCCAGCAGGGTGAACCCTGGCAAACCATTCGCCTGGTAGCCGACTTCTACCCGAACGACAGCGGGCTCTTCTCTCCGCTGCTGCTTAATGTGGTGAAGCTCAATCCAGGCGAAGCGATGTTCCTGTTTGCCGAAACACCACACGCCTACCTGCAAGGTGTGGCGCTTGAGGTAATGGCTAACTCAGACAACGTGCTGCGTGCCGGACTAACGCCAAAATATATTGATATCCCTGAGCTGGTCGCCAACGTTAAGTTTGTCGCCAAGCCTGCAAACCAGTTGCTGACCACACCGGTTAAGACGGATGGCGAACTGGACTTCCCCATTCCGGTCGATGATTTCGCGTTCTCCCTACATGAACTGACCGTCGGTGATGCAGAAATCAGCCAGCAAAGTGCGGCTATTTTATTCTGCATTGAGGGAGAAGCCGTGCTGAGCAAAGGCGAGCAGCGTTTGGTCCTGTTGCCGGGTGAGTCGGCCTTTATCAGCGCAAATGAATCGCCGGTAAACGTCAGCGGCAAGGGCCGTTTAGCTCGGGTTTATAACAAGCTGTAG
- a CDS encoding MalY/PatB family protein has protein sequence MFDFSKVVDRHGTWCTQWDYVADRFGSADLLPFTISDMDFATAPCILEALTQRLSHGVLGYSRWKNDEFLAAISHWFLTRHNSKIDPESLVYGPSVIYMVSELIRQWSSAGDAVVIHTPAYDAFYKAIEGNQRQVRAVGLAKRTDGWFCDMAALEEALSQPESKILLLCSPQNPTGKVWTRNELETMAELCQRHGVKVISDEIHMDMVWGDQPHIPWSNVARDSWALLTSGSKSFNIPALTGAYGIIENAQSRNDYLSALKGRDGLSSPAVLALSAHIAAYQQGAGWLDALRDYLASNLHYVARELNAAFPELNWQVPQSTYLAWIDLRPLNIDDHALQDALIHQQKVAIMPGYTYGEEGRGFVRLNAGCPRSKLEKGVQGLINAIRTIR, from the coding sequence ATGTTTGATTTTTCAAAGGTTGTGGACCGGCACGGTACCTGGTGTACTCAGTGGGATTACGTTGCCGACCGTTTTGGTTCAGCCGACCTGCTGCCGTTCACCATCTCCGACATGGATTTTGCCACCGCACCTTGCATTCTGGAGGCGCTAACTCAGCGCCTGTCACATGGCGTGCTGGGGTACAGCCGCTGGAAAAATGATGAGTTTCTGGCGGCAATTAGCCACTGGTTTCTAACGCGACACAATTCCAAAATCGATCCTGAGTCGCTGGTTTATGGCCCCTCGGTCATCTATATGGTGTCGGAACTGATCCGCCAGTGGTCTTCTGCGGGCGATGCGGTGGTGATCCATACGCCGGCTTACGATGCGTTTTATAAAGCGATTGAAGGTAATCAGCGCCAGGTACGCGCTGTCGGGCTGGCAAAACGTACTGACGGTTGGTTTTGCGATATGGCTGCACTGGAGGAAGCGTTGTCTCAACCTGAAAGCAAGATTCTTCTGCTTTGCAGCCCGCAAAACCCCACGGGCAAAGTGTGGACGCGTAACGAACTGGAAACCATGGCAGAACTGTGTCAGCGCCACGGTGTAAAAGTCATTTCCGATGAGATCCATATGGATATGGTATGGGGAGACCAGCCGCACATCCCGTGGAGTAACGTCGCACGCGACAGTTGGGCGCTGCTCACCTCCGGTTCAAAGAGTTTCAATATTCCAGCGTTAACCGGGGCTTACGGGATTATTGAGAATGCGCAAAGCCGCAACGATTACCTCAGTGCGTTAAAAGGCCGCGATGGCCTTTCATCACCTGCGGTACTGGCACTTAGCGCGCATATTGCGGCTTATCAACAGGGCGCTGGTTGGCTTGATGCGCTGCGCGATTATCTTGCCAGTAATCTGCATTACGTTGCTCGTGAGCTCAATGCCGCATTCCCCGAACTCAACTGGCAGGTTCCACAATCCACCTATCTGGCATGGATTGACCTGCGCCCGCTCAATATTGATGACCATGCACTGCAGGATGCGCTCATCCACCAGCAGAAAGTCGCCATTATGCCGGGATACACTTACGGAGAAGAAGGTCGTGGTTTTGTACGCCTCAATGCCGGATGCCCGCGTTCTAAGCTTGAAAAAGGCGTTCAGGGGCTGATTAACGCCATCCGCACAATACGTTAA
- a CDS encoding Mal regulon transcriptional regulator MalI has protein sequence MAIAKKITIHDVALAAGVSVSTVSLVLSGKGRISSATGERVNAAIEQLGFVRNRQASALRGGQSGVIGLIVRDLSTPFYAELTAGLTEALEAQGRMVFLLHGGKDGEQLAQRFAMLINQGVDGVVIAGAAGSSDTLQRLAADKGIPVVFASRASYMDDVDTVRPDNMQAAQLLVEHLIRHGHQRIAWLGGQSSSLTRAERVGGYCATLLKYGLPFHSDWVLECSSSQKQAAEEVTALLRRNPTISAVVCYNEIIAIGAWFGLMRAGRQSGEIGVDRYFEQQISLAGFADVAENALDDIPIIWACTPAREMGYTLAERMLQRIGHDEGHSRNLTLSAHLVATE, from the coding sequence ATGGCTATAGCCAAAAAAATAACCATTCATGATGTCGCGCTGGCTGCGGGGGTTTCGGTCAGTACCGTCTCATTGGTGCTCAGTGGAAAAGGGCGAATTTCATCAGCGACCGGTGAACGGGTGAATGCTGCTATTGAGCAACTGGGGTTTGTGCGTAACCGCCAGGCATCTGCGCTGCGCGGTGGGCAGAGCGGGGTAATTGGTTTGATTGTGCGCGATCTGTCTACGCCGTTTTATGCCGAGTTGACGGCGGGGCTGACGGAAGCGTTAGAAGCGCAGGGGCGCATGGTCTTCTTACTGCACGGTGGTAAGGATGGCGAACAGTTGGCGCAGCGTTTCGCGATGTTGATCAACCAGGGGGTTGATGGCGTGGTCATTGCCGGAGCAGCCGGCAGTAGTGACACACTGCAACGACTGGCCGCTGATAAAGGGATCCCGGTGGTATTTGCATCCCGAGCCAGCTACATGGATGACGTTGACACCGTCAGGCCCGATAACATGCAGGCTGCGCAGTTACTGGTTGAACATCTCATTCGTCACGGACATCAGCGAATTGCCTGGCTGGGGGGGCAGAGTTCTTCATTGACCCGGGCTGAGCGCGTCGGCGGTTATTGCGCCACGTTGCTAAAATATGGTTTACCGTTTCATAGCGACTGGGTGCTGGAGTGCTCATCCAGCCAGAAGCAGGCTGCAGAAGAGGTGACGGCGCTGCTACGGCGCAATCCGACAATCAGCGCGGTAGTGTGCTACAACGAAATAATCGCCATAGGTGCCTGGTTCGGCCTGATGAGAGCTGGTCGTCAGAGTGGTGAAATTGGCGTAGACCGCTATTTCGAACAGCAAATATCGTTGGCCGGTTTCGCTGATGTGGCGGAAAACGCGCTGGACGATATCCCCATTATCTGGGCTTGCACGCCCGCGCGTGAAATGGGATACACCCTTGCAGAACGTATGCTACAACGCATTGGTCACGATGAAGGTCATTCGCGCAATCTAACGCTTTCCGCTCACCTGGTGGCAACTGAATAA